The nucleotide window taagcaaaaaattagtgGGGCGCCTGgttgcaataatgtaaacttcatggaattttgactggtgaccagtttctgttaagcaagtttttcagtgcttagcaagtttttatgcttacaggctttatgaaattgtgccctgatttcatggctctgcttgccgtaagcaaagACTTCCGCGCTTACGTCATGTGTATTTCACAAATTAGCAGGAATTTATTTCGCTTTGATTACAAGGCTAGCATGAAAATTCAGCACTTGCACAGTAAGGGGAGAATAGCGATCGCAAGAACATAATTCAGCAGTAAAAGCTGAGCCCTCAAAATGGGTCCTAGATAGTAACACCTTTGCATGCCTTTTCTGCAGAACCTACCGCCCAAAgatgtatggggggggggaagttaAATAAAACTAGTGCACAAGTTACCtttgaacaatgtttttttcccagtaGTATATCATTGATTGTTTGTAACTATTAGGTGTCATGCATGTATGCAGAGATTTTTCTCCATGGCAGGACCATTAAAaacgaattgaattgaatattgaattaaattatggggaagtgggggggggggggggggggctgggacTTGTGCATGACTGAGTTTGACATAATTTGGTCAACTTCAAATGCCTTTTCAATGCATTTCATTTGTTAGAAGGCTGCATAGAAACCTTTGACATGACCTGATCTCACAGACGTGGAATTTGATCATTGGAAAAACATGATTACAGTACAGGCCAACCACCAATATATCTATTGTGAAACAACCTTGACCTTTATTATGCAGACATGATGCAGACATGTTGTGAAATTTTGCATGAGCCTTCTTTATGAAAGATAATGTGAATACCAGCATATAATACTGTTTAATATATCAAGTTTGAAGGAACTTTTATAAAAGAATGCTTGATAAAGGTAAGGCACTTTCTTTGTGAGTTAGAAGTTATATTTACATTGCTTTTTAGACAACAATTCAACATATGCTTCATATATAGCCATGTAGGAAAGATCTTGAGTAGTAGAATGTAAAAGTTTGCGTGGTGGACTTCAACTCAAGAGAAGTTTGTGGAAAGATCCCTTAAGATTTTTGTTAGAtctgaaaatattaaaaatagttaatggcctgaggTTTCGAACCTAGCAGTCTTACTcaaaaggctaaatgacaacatatCAAACATGAACGGTTCCTGTTTGTAATGTAACACAACCAAACGGTTAATGCTGGTTGAGTTGATATTTAGCCTtagaaaaagactctgctagggtcgaaacgtcaggccattaactatttgttcaTTCTATTTTAGCTCATTCTATTTTCTCTGAAAGTAATCagtctttttgagatattttCATGATGCTGCAATACACCGGTTTCAAAACGTTTGAGACtgaatttcattattttgttggtaCTTACCTAAGCACCGAGTTCTTGATTGCAATAACTGGGCATTTTGAAAACCAGTGGGAAAACATGAAAAAGAACcggaaatacaaaacaattggATTACAAAACAATTGGGTTTGCATTTTCTAGTTTgaaaatgaaactttcacatgcaTTGGTATAACATATTCACTGCAGGTTTGTTTCTGCTATCACCACGTTAGTAGATCTTTGGAACAGAAATCATCATGGCTGCCAATCCTAGCAATCAGAAGCGGATTTTCATCTGGCACACTGCCAGATCTCTGTCGGCAGTTTTCACTCGATCTCTCTCTCAAATCCCAGACTCCTGCGCTATCTTGGCACACTTCTGCTCTGCAGGGAGATTTGGCCCAGAGCGTAAGTATCTACAAGACTATGAGTATGAATACGCTGGCACAGATACCTATGAATCAATGAAGGCCATCTATGAGCAACCTCGGCCAGGCAAGTCTGTTGTCATCGGGAAGGATTGCAGTCACTATCTGGATGGAAGGTATGAATTCATACCAGAAGGCTACCAGCATATCTTTCTGACAAGGCACCCTTTGAAGTCCATCTCATCTTTTGCGACACGCATCAAAACACTCCCTAAGGAGCAAGTGTTTCAAGTTGGGTTAAATCAACACAAGTCTCTGCACAACCTCCACCACTACCTGAAGACCACCCATGGCATCAATGCTCCTGTGCTGGATGCTGACGACCTGATTGCACAACCTAAGGAGATGCTACAAAAGGTCTGCAAGATCCTAGGTCTACCGTTCAGCCACAAGCTTCTAACCTGGGACTGGACTGATGAAAAGCCGGATAACTGGATGGTAAGAAGCACCTTTTGGGAAGATCATAAGATCTATGGATGGTACGATAACTGTCTCCATAGTACTGGTTTCAGAAAGCCAACAGAGGCAGCAAAGACTCTGGAGCCGGAGTTTGTAAAGATGGTAGAAGAAGCTTTACCATACTATGAAGAGCTCATAAAAATGCATATTTAACCTTGACTCTgatttacataattttttttgcagtttattGAATAAATTTAGTACTTTGAAATAGCCTATGTCTTTAATGTGTGTAACTTTTGAACATCCTTTGATTGAtttaatcattaaatttaattaattattttggtttaagACACATGTCATATCTTttctagactggtcccctgtctttgaTAGAGACAGGCACCGGTCTTACAAACCCTATGGTTGCATTGGATTGACATGCAGCGATTTAAGCTTTCTATGCAAGTTATGATTGGTCTAAAGCAGTGTAGTTCCTCAGCTACTAGATAATAATACGCTATCTTGCTCTTGCAATTTCAATCGCTGCCTATATGCGATGTTTGAATTGAATGTACATATCTCTGTCTGTGTGTACAAAGTGATTGAGAGACATAGTGTTCAACTTTAACCACAACGACTAGTCCATCTCATCCACTATGATATTGTCTTTTGTGTTTCAAACTTCTTGTGATTAAACCAGCCCCTTCCTTCTTCTCTCCCCCAACCCCCGACTCATTCTTTTTTTGTTCATCCCTTCCTTTTTCTGTGAACTTTCTGCCTCTTTCTCTTTTTACCCACTCGACTGCTTCTGTCACgtgttcatgtgtgttgtgttcaTTTAGATTTACACGGGTCAAAATTAtcaggccattaattattttgtaaaaaataatgagaCTTTCTAAAACTAAATCAAGATAGTTAGAGccatcaaataacaaaacagtCTTGCTGTTATTTCAAGAAGGAAACAACTTTATTCCACCTGTATCATCAAAGTTCAATTCGTTAATCATCTTAAGAAAAAGAAGTGAATCCCATTAAAAGAGTGTTTTCAGCAACACATTGAAACTATAGTACTACTTCAACTTCATCACCCAATAAAGTTCTCACTCGAAACTCCAACATATGTTAAAAGTGTGAAGAACTTTAATAGACTTTCATAGCAAATTATGTCctatcagtagggcgccctcacctagggGTAAAAAAAATAGAGGTTTATTGGCCGCACCTGTGCGCCGCACGTACAAAgtctgtgcgttttgattgtttagCCATAGTTTTACCTCTTAAGATGGCtgcttgatgacgtcaatgcataaggtgtACAAGTGACCTCTGACCTTTTTATTTGTCACAGCCAATCAAAAATACtacaagatactttactattcACACGGTGTTTGAGTGACAAGAAAGTAACTTTACTAAAACATTTGCACCATCTAATGATACAAAGCAATTTTTATCAGAATTTATTCTTCTGATGGAAATAAAAATCATCACCACCGTTCTTTGTTCCTAAAAGCTCTTCTCACTGTTTCCAATAACTTGgaataacaacaactaaaaaaagtctttaaaaaaggTTAAAAGACAAACAGTATATTTAGTCCATTATCAAAATGGGTCTAGTCAAAACTGACAACATAAAAAATAAGTAATGATCAATTTGAAATTTGTGAGATAAAAAGTCAATGCTCATCTTTGGcaaatttacagaaaaaaaatccaaatatACACAATTCTTCAAACCAAATTCTTGCAAATAAACATGTACACCCAGCTCCTCGCATACCAtaattatgacaaaaaaaactCCTATAGCTTGTCAgtgcctactcctagaactatgaggttcattccgctCATGTTCGTGGAAACGATAGAGGTACGAACCTCATGGTTCTAGGAAGAGTCAGTGCCACTCCCATGCTTCATTGAACTGTCCTCCGGGACAGCTTAAAATTCAAATTCTTTTTTAACCATAAATAATATTCAGGGCAAGTTTTTAAGAATGTtgaaaaagcacacaatttgccTAACATATAAAATTGATTGTGAGACATGAATACAATCCAAAATGCAAGCATGATAATTAGTTCTTACAAAAAAGTACTAACAATTTGATTGAGAACAAGGGTTGACCTACATGGACACATAGTGTAGGTTTTTAATAAACTTTGCAGGTTATTTAAACCTAGTTATCAGATTCGTCCAAGGTCGTGCCTGAAAATGACAAGTACATGTTTATTGCTTCAGTTCAGCTCATTGCTTACTTTTGCGAAGCTTGAACAAAACACTATTTGAAAGTCTTGTTTTTAAACAAGTGCAGtctagaaagaaaacaaatcagttAGTTTTTTTACCAAGCTTAAAGGGAAACCCGTACTCAAtagttacatttttttaaattttaatttttacctGTTTACTATATTTCTAGCCCAACTTTGGCCACAAACGTGGGACTGTATCATTACATCTGTTTTAATGGAAGTTGCGTccgactacaaattattttgtattgaaaCATGAGATATTCTGTGGTAATAAATTTATATTCTGTTACATTACAAAATGATATACAAATTTGTGATTTATTGGGAGTGGTTGTGGTTATGGCATTGTGagaatttttgagaaaatgttgagTTGAACTAAATCCCCTGTGAATTGTGCTTTGCTGTCCTTATGGGTTGAGGATTGCATAAAACATATTGTTCGAGGAGTATAAGAATATTTgcatcaatttatttttatttgatgtgTGCATACCTGTACGTAGAATTactaaaaaacctttaaaaaatataaataaataaattaattaaaacaaattgacacaCAATGGAATGTAAGAAAAGCAGACCAAATTCAAAACCAAAGGTGGCACCTAAATTTCTTTCTAATCC belongs to Asterias rubens chromosome 6, eAstRub1.3, whole genome shotgun sequence and includes:
- the LOC117291301 gene encoding branched-chain-amino-acid aminotransferase-like protein 2 produces the protein MAANPSNQKRIFIWHTARSLSAVFTRSLSQIPDSCAILAHFCSAGRFGPERKYLQDYEYEYAGTDTYESMKAIYEQPRPGKSVVIGKDCSHYLDGRYEFIPEGYQHIFLTRHPLKSISSFATRIKTLPKEQVFQVGLNQHKSLHNLHHYLKTTHGINAPVLDADDLIAQPKEMLQKVCKILGLPFSHKLLTWDWTDEKPDNWMVRSTFWEDHKIYGWYDNCLHSTGFRKPTEAAKTLEPEFVKMVEEALPYYEELIKMHI